From one Ooceraea biroi isolate clonal line C1 chromosome 7, Obir_v5.4, whole genome shotgun sequence genomic stretch:
- the LOC105279677 gene encoding alanine aminotransferase 1 isoform X1: MSHARLRNAVIAGSWPTRTTTRTTATTAWRQNAVTSGSDGAGGGALIGREGVVDMVTASRRRGGPARSSTTSMSLFQPVIPCRGMAASAAAAGDCRKVLTEDNVFINLRRMEYAVRGPLLLRALEIEKELQKGVKKPFKEVIKANVGDAHAMGQQPITFLRQVLTLTVAPNLLDDPSYPEDAKDRARTVLQGCKGGSVGSYSESAGIECIRKHVAQYIQERDGGIPCDYHNIILSNGASDGIKSFLKLFNEKIDGKPSGVLIPIPQYPLYSATLAEFGLEQIGYYLDEDNKWSLEVSELERALKECKGKCMPRVLVVINPGNPTGQVLTRTNIENVIRFAQKNHLFLLADEVYQDNIYDKESAFHSFKKVMTEMGEPYSRMELASFMSISKGYMGECGIRGGYAEIINMDPEVMKVLLKSISAMLCPTVLGQVVMDVVVNPPKPNEPSYALFQKEKKETLRSLAERSQLVVDTLNSIPGFKANPPMGAMYVFPRFQLPPKAIEAARAKSQEPDVFYAFKLLESTGICVIPGSGFGQIPGTYHFRTTILPQKEKIKMMLGALKQFHIKFLEEYS; the protein is encoded by the exons ATGTCGCACGCGCGTCTACGGAACGCCGTCATCGCCGGCAGCTGGCCGACGAGGACGACAACGagaacgacggcgacgacggcgtgGCGACAAAACGCCGTCACAAGCGGCAGCGACGGCGCCGGCGGCGGGGCACTGATTGGGCGAGAGGGGGTAGTGGACATGGTAACAGCTAGTAGGCGCCGTGGCGGGCCGGCGCGGTCCTCCACCACGTCGATGTCGCTGTTCCAGCCGGTTATTCCGTGTCGCGGCATGGCGGCGAGCGCAGCGGCGGCCGGCGATTGCCGGAAGGTCCTCACCGAGGACAACGTCTTCATAAACCTGCGCAGGATGGAGTACGCGGTGCGCGGCCCGCTGCTCCTCAGGGCGCTGGAGATCGAGAAGGAGCTGCAAAAG GGCGTCAAGAAACCCTTCAAGGAAGTGATCAAGGCCAATGTGGGTGACGCTCACGCGATGGGCCAGCAGCCCATCACGTTCCTGCGACAAGTACTGACCTTAACGGTCGCGCCGAACCTTTTGGACGATCCAAGCTACCCGGAGGATGCGAAGGATCGCGCCCGCACTGTTCTCCAGGGCTGCAAGGGCGGCAGCGTTGGCTCGTATTCGGAATCCGCTGGCATCGAGTGCATCCGCAAGCACGTCGCGCAATACATTCAGGAACGCGACGGAGGTATCCCATGCGATTATCACAACATCATCCTGTCGAACGGCGCTTCCGACGGTATCAAG TCATtcctgaaattatttaatgaaaagatTGACGGCAAACCGTCTGGCGTGCTGATTCCCATCCCGCAGTATCCTCTGTACTCGGCGACTCTGGCGGAGTTTGGTCTCGAGCAGATCGGCTACTATCTCGACGAGGACAATAAGTGGTCGCTGGAGGTCAGTGAGCTGGAACGCGCGCTGAAGGAGTGCAAGGGCAAGTGCATGCCTCGCGTTCTGGTGGTGATCAACCCCGGTAATCCGACCGGCCAGGTGCTGACTCGCACCAACATCGAAAACGTCATCCGCTTCGCTCAGAAGAATCACCTGTTTCTGCTTGCCGACGAGGTCTATCAGGATAACATATACGACAAGGAGAGCGCGTTCCACTCGTTCAAGAAAGTCATGACGGAAATGGGCGAGCCGTATTCAAGGATGGAACTCGCGTCGTTTATGTCCATTTCGAAAG GATACATGGGCGAGTGCGGAATCCGTGGCGGTTACGCCGAGATCATCAACATGGACCCGGAGGTGATGAAGGTGCTGCTCAAGTCGATCTCCGCGATGCTGTGCCCCACTGTGCTTGGCCAGGTCGTGATGGATGTCGTGGTGAACCCGCCGAAACCAAACGAGCCGTCGTACGCGCTGTTTcagaaggaaaagaaggaaacgCTGCGCTCCTTGGCGGAGAGGTCGCAACTCGTCGTCGATACTCTCAACAGTATTCCGGGATTTAAG GCGAACCCACCGATGGGGGCGATGTACGTGTTCCCACGATTCCAACTTCCACCGAAAGCGATCGAGGCGGCGCGTGCGAAGAGCCAGGAGCCAGATGTGTTCTACGCGTTCAAATTACTAGAGAGCACGGGAATCTGCGTGATTCCCGGCTCGGGTTTTGGCCAGATACCCGGCACGTATCACTTCCGGACCACCATACTGccacagaaagagaaaatcaaGATGATGCTCGGGGCGTTGAAGCAATTCCACATCAAATTCCTGGAGGAGTACAGCTAG
- the LOC105279685 gene encoding cysteine sulfinic acid decarboxylase encodes MPAHEDTFNESTLKRTESGGPSPATGSQRKASQDEHPASTNSSSSLKLLGCTNGNQEGIMKGDFRSVPRRDVHEKLFRDFFELVLQQAVFQSTSGKDRVVEWVDPYDLRSVVDLSLPAEGVNHEELLMLTRDIIKYSVKTGHPHFVNQLFSSLDPYGLLGQWLTDALNPSVYTYEVSPVFSLMEEDVLRQMRSIIGWQSGEGLFCPGGSMANGYAINLARHHKYPKLKQCGLSQMPRLVVFTSEDAHYSVKKLAAFLGIGYDNVYLVKVDSRGKMVVADLEAQIARAVMEGAAPFMVSTTAGTTVMGAFDPLREIGEVCRKHGLWFHVDAAWGGGALVSKMYHGLLDGIELADSVTWNPHKLLAAPQQCSTLLLRYEGLLQAAHGCGASYLFQNDKFYDASFDCGDRHVQCGRRADVLKFWYMWKAKGTRGLEAHVDRVFALSRHFADLIRTREGWRLLAEPECTNVCFRYVPPSKRCLSGPELDQALHKIAPMIKERMVRAGTMLITYQPLRDMPNFFRLVLQNSGLTEADMKFFVEEIERLAVDI; translated from the exons ATGCCTGCTCACGAGGATACCTTCAACGAGTCCACGTTGAAGCGGACGGAGTCTGGTGGGCCGAGTCCTGCCACGGGATCCCAACGAAAGGCCTCTCAGGATGAGCATCCGGCGTCCACAAACTCCTCTTCGTCGCTGAAGCTTCTAGGGTGCACTAACGGCAATCAGGAAGGAATTATGAAAGGGGATTTCCGCAGCGTACCACGCCGGGATGTTCATGAGAAGCTCTTCAGAGACTTCTTCGAGCTCGTGTTGCAGCAAGCAGTGTTTCAG TCCACCTCTGGCAAAGATCGAGTAGTCGAATGGGTGGACCCTTATGATTTGCGATCCGTGGTCGACCTCTCATTGCCGGCTGAGGGTGTCAACCACGAGGAGTTACTGATGCTGACGCGCGACATCATCAAGTACAGCGTCAAGACGGGCCATCCGCACTTCGTGAATCAGCTTTTCTCCAGTTTAGACCCGTACGGATTGCTGGGTCAATGGCTGACCGACGCTCTCAATCCATCCGTCTACACCTACGAGGTGTCCCCGGTATTCTCGCTGATGGAGGAAGACGTGTTGCGGCAGATGCGCTCCATCATCGGTTGGCAGAGCGGCGAGGGACTCTTCTGTCCGGGTGGCTCCATGGCGAACGGATATGCCATTAATCTTGCGCGCCACCATAA ATACCCGAAGCTGAAACAATGCGGACTGTCGCAGATGCCGCGACTAGTGGTGTTTACGTCAGAGGATGCGCACTATTCCGTGAAGAAGTTGGCGGCGTTCCTCGGCATCGGCTACGACAATGTGTACCTGGTGAAGGTCGATTCCCGGGGTAAGATGGTGGTTGCCGATCTGGAAGCTCAGATCGCCCGGGCCGTCATGGAGGGTGCCGCGCCATTCATGGTGTCCACCACCGCGGGTACTACTGTGATGGGAGCGTTTGATCCTCTCAGAGAGATCGGCGAGGTCTGTAGGAAGCATGGGCTGTGGTTCCATGTAGACGCCGCCTGGGGTGGCGGTGCTCTCGTCTCAAAAATGTATCATGGCCTCCTAGACGGCATTGAACTCGCCGACTCTGTTACGTGGAACCCGCACAAGTTGCTTGCCGCACCACAGCAGTGTTCGACCCTCTTACTCCGATACGAAG GTCTACTACAAGCGGCGCATGGCTGCGGCGCGAGCTACCTCTTCCAGAACGACAAGTTCTATGACGCGTCATTCGACTGCGGCGACCGACACGTACAATGCGGTCGTCGCGCCGACGTCCTCAAGTTCTGGTACATGTGGAAGGCGAAGGGCACGCGCGGCCTCGAGGCGCACGTGGACCGCGTGTTCGCGCTGTCGCGTCACTTTGCCGATCTCATCAGGACGCGCGAAGGTTGGCGCCTGCTTGCCGAGCCGGAGTGCACCAACGTCTGCTTCCGCTACGTGCCGCCGTCGAAGAGGTGCCTGAGTGGTCCGGAACTGGATCAGGCGCTGCACAAG ATCGCGCCGATGATCAAGGAACGCATGGTGCGAGCCGGTACGATGCTGATAACGTATCAGCCGCTGAGGGATATGCCAAATTTCTTCAGACTGGTGCTGCAGAACTCGGGACTAACGGAGGCAGACATGAAGTTCTTCGTCGAGGAAATAGAGAGGCTCGCTGTAGATATTTGA
- the LOC105279677 gene encoding alanine aminotransferase 2 isoform X2, with product MGQQPITFLRQVLTLTVAPNLLDDPSYPEDAKDRARTVLQGCKGGSVGSYSESAGIECIRKHVAQYIQERDGGIPCDYHNIILSNGASDGIKSFLKLFNEKIDGKPSGVLIPIPQYPLYSATLAEFGLEQIGYYLDEDNKWSLEVSELERALKECKGKCMPRVLVVINPGNPTGQVLTRTNIENVIRFAQKNHLFLLADEVYQDNIYDKESAFHSFKKVMTEMGEPYSRMELASFMSISKGYMGECGIRGGYAEIINMDPEVMKVLLKSISAMLCPTVLGQVVMDVVVNPPKPNEPSYALFQKEKKETLRSLAERSQLVVDTLNSIPGFKANPPMGAMYVFPRFQLPPKAIEAARAKSQEPDVFYAFKLLESTGICVIPGSGFGQIPGTYHFRTTILPQKEKIKMMLGALKQFHIKFLEEYS from the exons ATGGGCCAGCAGCCCATCACGTTCCTGCGACAAGTACTGACCTTAACGGTCGCGCCGAACCTTTTGGACGATCCAAGCTACCCGGAGGATGCGAAGGATCGCGCCCGCACTGTTCTCCAGGGCTGCAAGGGCGGCAGCGTTGGCTCGTATTCGGAATCCGCTGGCATCGAGTGCATCCGCAAGCACGTCGCGCAATACATTCAGGAACGCGACGGAGGTATCCCATGCGATTATCACAACATCATCCTGTCGAACGGCGCTTCCGACGGTATCAAG TCATtcctgaaattatttaatgaaaagatTGACGGCAAACCGTCTGGCGTGCTGATTCCCATCCCGCAGTATCCTCTGTACTCGGCGACTCTGGCGGAGTTTGGTCTCGAGCAGATCGGCTACTATCTCGACGAGGACAATAAGTGGTCGCTGGAGGTCAGTGAGCTGGAACGCGCGCTGAAGGAGTGCAAGGGCAAGTGCATGCCTCGCGTTCTGGTGGTGATCAACCCCGGTAATCCGACCGGCCAGGTGCTGACTCGCACCAACATCGAAAACGTCATCCGCTTCGCTCAGAAGAATCACCTGTTTCTGCTTGCCGACGAGGTCTATCAGGATAACATATACGACAAGGAGAGCGCGTTCCACTCGTTCAAGAAAGTCATGACGGAAATGGGCGAGCCGTATTCAAGGATGGAACTCGCGTCGTTTATGTCCATTTCGAAAG GATACATGGGCGAGTGCGGAATCCGTGGCGGTTACGCCGAGATCATCAACATGGACCCGGAGGTGATGAAGGTGCTGCTCAAGTCGATCTCCGCGATGCTGTGCCCCACTGTGCTTGGCCAGGTCGTGATGGATGTCGTGGTGAACCCGCCGAAACCAAACGAGCCGTCGTACGCGCTGTTTcagaaggaaaagaaggaaacgCTGCGCTCCTTGGCGGAGAGGTCGCAACTCGTCGTCGATACTCTCAACAGTATTCCGGGATTTAAG GCGAACCCACCGATGGGGGCGATGTACGTGTTCCCACGATTCCAACTTCCACCGAAAGCGATCGAGGCGGCGCGTGCGAAGAGCCAGGAGCCAGATGTGTTCTACGCGTTCAAATTACTAGAGAGCACGGGAATCTGCGTGATTCCCGGCTCGGGTTTTGGCCAGATACCCGGCACGTATCACTTCCGGACCACCATACTGccacagaaagagaaaatcaaGATGATGCTCGGGGCGTTGAAGCAATTCCACATCAAATTCCTGGAGGAGTACAGCTAG